The genomic stretch GTTTGCGTGCGAAACGGGAGATCCGACCGTTCGGGCCGCAAGAGCATGCGTTGTGGCAGGAGCGAATGGAAGATCTTCGCGCTGTGCAAGCGGTACGAGATGACGCGGCGTGGGTGAAGGAACTGCAAGAGGAATTGCAAATGGTGCCAGATCTGCGGGCGCTGTTTCAATTGATCGGGCAGGGAGCGACACTGCGCCAAGCTGATTTTTTTGAAGTGAAGCAATTTCTGTGGCACGGCTATGCGGTCGAGGAGCTTTTGGTGCAGAAGGGGCTGGTCTTCGGCTGGTGGGAGGCGTTGGCGTGGGAACCGCTTTTGCGCCGACTGAATCCGCCCGGCCCGTTGGTGCCTGCCTTTTCGCTGGCCGAGTTGGCGGGAGATGTCGAACTGTTGCGGCTGCATCAAGAACTATCTGTGCTGGACGAGGCGCTTTTTGCTGAAAAAAAGGCGCAGGGTGACCGCCTGCGTGCGCAATACGGCAGGAAGCCGGGGAAAGACGGGCAGTTGGTGTTTGATAAGCTCGACGCCGCACTTGGCGTGGCACGGCAGGATGCTGACTTGATGCTGTTGCAGGACACGGTGTTTGAAGTGGTGTTTCGGACGGCAGAATCGCTTGCGATGACGGAGCTTGTGCAGCGGCGCGAGGCCAAGCTTGCGGAGATCGAGGATCAGGAGACCGCAACTTTGCAAGCGCTGGTGGAGGCGTTCCGTCCCGATGTGGAAGCGATGAGCACGGCGCTGGAGGCGCTGGGGCGGGTAGACCTCACGCTCGCCAAAGCGGCGCTTGCCAACAAGTGGAGCGCGGGCTTGCCCGAATGGATCACGGCAGCGGGGCAGAGTGTTGTGTTCGAGGTGAAAGCTGAAGCGGTGGCTTGTGCTGGCTTACAAGGCGTGTCGAGTGCAGAGCACCCCGCTGATGCACATCCTGTCTATATAGGGTGGTCGATCGAAGCGGGGTTTCATCCAGTAGCGCGCGAGGCGGTCGAAAAGCGAGGCGGCACGTTCACGACGCTCGACTTCGAGTTGCAACCGGGCGTCGGGCTGATCACCGGCCCGAACATGGGCGGCAAGACGGTCGTGCTCAAAACGTTCGGCTTGCTCCAAGCGCTGGCCCAGCACGCGATGCCCGTTCCGGCGCGCAGGTATCGGTTCCATCCGCTCGAGCGCATCGGCGTCTCCGGTGGAGATGAGCAAAGCATGGTCAGCGGCCTGTCCTCCTTTGGTGCAGAGATGCAGCGGCTGGCCGCACTGGTCAATGGCACAGGGCGAGCTTTGCTCTTGCTCGATGAAGTGGCGCGCACCACCAACCCGGAAGAAGGTGAGGCGCTGGCGATCGGTCTGGCCTCCTACCTGCTAAACAGCGGGCATAGCGCACTGTTTGCCAGCCACTTTCCAGGCGTGACCGAAGTGTCTGGCCTGCAACTGTACCGCGTCGCCGGGCTTAAGCGCAGCCTGCTCGACCATTTGCAACAGGCAAGCGAACAGAGCGATGTGTTACAGCGCCTGCAAAGCGCGATGGATTATACGTTAGTCAAAAGCGGCCCCGGCGATGTTCCCAAAGACGCCGTGCGGCTGGCAGAATGTTTTGGACTGCCGCAAGCGGTGCTTGACAAGACCCAAGCGGTGTTACAGCGAAAGGAGGGCCCGACAGGATGAGCAAATTGTATCTGGATCAGGCGAAAGTAGCACGGGCGCGGCAAGCGGCGTCCGATGTGGCCGATTCCCTGCAAGAATTTATCAGTGAACGCACCACCGTCGCCGTCGAGCGCACCGTGTTGCGCCTGTATGGATTGGATGGTATCGATGCTGACTACGTGCCGTTGCCAAACGTGGTGGTCGATCACATTAAAGAGGGTGGCGAACTGCAGCGTGGTGCGGCGCGGTTCGTGATCAATGCTGTGCTGCAAAAAGGGTTGACGGTGCAGGAGGTGGGCGAGGAGGTTGCGGCAGGTACGCTCGACCTGCTCGAACTCCCGCTGCTCGACGAAGCAACGATCCGCAACAAAGCGTTTGAGTTAGCCCAAGCGGGGATCGAGAAAATTCGCGCCAACCGCCAGAAGCGCGACCATTATGTGAGCACGCTCGGCGAAGGGCCTCGTCCTTACATCTACGTCATCGTCGCGACAGGCAACATTTATGAAGACGTCGTGCAAGCTAAGGCGGCGGCGCGCCAAGGTGCTGACATCATCGCGGTCATCCGCTCCACCGGACAGTCGCTGATCGACTATGTTCCGTACGGCGCGACGACCGAAGGTTTCGGCGGCACCTATGCGACCCAAGAGAACTTCCGCGTCATGCGGGAAGCGCTCGATGAAGTGGGCGAGGAGATCGGCCGCTATATCCGTCTGTGCAACTACTGCTCCGGCCTGTGCATGCCGGAGATCGCGGCGATGGGCGCACTGGAACGGCTCGATGTCATGCTGAACGACGCGCTCTACGGCATCCTGTTCCGCGACATCAACATGCAGCGGACTTTGGTTGACCAAAACTTCTCTCGGATGATCAACTCCTTCGCAGGCGTGATCATCAACACGGGGGAAGACAACTATCTGACCACCGCCGATGCGGTCGAAGCGGCCCCCTCGGTGCTTGCCTCTCAGTTCATCAACGAACAATTGGCGCTGCGCTCCGGCTTGCCCGAAGAGCAGATGGGTCTCGGCCATGCGTTTGAGATGAGCCCCGATCTGGAGGATGGCTTCCTGCTCGAACTGGCGCAGGCCCAGATGGCGCGGGAAATCTTCCCGAAAGCGCCGCTTAAATACATGCCGCCGACCAAACACATGACCGGGAACATTTTCAAAGGGCATGTGCAGGACACGTTGTTCAATGTCGTCGGCGCGATGACCAACCAAGGCATTCAATTGCTTGGCATGATGACCGAAGCGATCCATACGCCGCTGATTCATGATCGACACATCGCGATCGAAGCGGCCAAATACGTTTTTTCCAATATGCGCACGCTCGGTGATGAGATCGAGTACAAAAAAGACGGCAAGATCGTGACACGCGCCCATGAAGTGTTAGAAAATGCGACCGAGATGCTCGAAGACATCCGTGAAATCGGGCTGTTGGAAACGATCTCCCGCGGCATGTTCGGCGATGTGAAGCGGACGATGACCGGTGGTAAAGGACTGCAAGGTGTAATGATGCGGACGGAAGATTATTTCAACCCGTTCGAGACACTGTTGCGGGAAGAACTCGGGTTGGAGGCGATTGCACGATGAGCGCACACGCAGAGAAGCGCCCGTGGGAGAACCGCGATTTTACGCAGGTGCGCCCATACGGTGATACGTTCGACGACGGGATGATTCAATTGTCGTTCTCGCTGCCGGTGCCTCCGGGTGAAGAGGCGGCCGAAGCGGCACGCCAACTGGTCGTGCAGATGGGCCTGAGCGAGCCTGCGGTGGTGCATCAACACGACCTCGGTGAAAACTTTACCTTCGTCGTGCTCTATGCCAAGACGCAAGCGACTGTCGATTTCACGAAAATCAAAGTGGCCAAAGTCGATTCCCCGCGCATGTCGTTCTATGAGGTCAATGACTACATCAAAGAGCACGTTGGACGCAAAATCACGATCATCGGCGCCTGCACTGGAACGGATGCGCACACGGTAGGCATCGATGCGATCATGAACATGAAGGGCTACAACGGTGAATACGGCCTGGAGCGCTATCCGATGGTTGAAGCGTACAACCTCGGCTCACAGGTGGAAAACGAAGAGATGGTCGCCAAAGCGATCGAGCTAAACGCCGACGCCATCCTCGTCTCCCAAGTGGTCACCCAAAAAGACGTCCACATTCCAAACCTCGCTCAACTCGTCGAGCTGTTGGAAGCGGAAGGACTGCGCCAAAAGCTGATCCTAATCTGTGGCGGTCCGCGTATTTCCCACGAACTGGCACTCGAACTAGGCTACGATGCAGGCTTCGGCCCCGGCACCTTGGCGCCAGATGTCGCGTCGTATGTGGTGCAAGAGATGACCCGACGCGGGTTGAAATGATGGAAAAAGACCTCTGTCCGCTTACGATCGGACGAGGTCTTTTTTATGCTCCTCGGAAATGACTTCCTCTTTTACTACTTGTTCTAATTGCGGACGAATCAGCTTGTAGATCAAATAACCGAACAAACACCCAAGCGAATTATAGATCACATCATCAATGTCCACCGTGCGATAGTAATACCCTGTCGAGTAGCCTAGTAAGAATTGTAACGATTCGATCATCATAGAACCAACCAGCCCGACTAGTAAGGCGCGTTTCCAAGTACGGAGGTTCCGCCAAAGAATTGGAGCATAGATCCCAAGTGGAAACAACAGAATTATGTTGCCACCTACCAATTTGAATATGATATCCATGCCGAATTTTGTGCTTTGCTCGAATGTGGAGATGGTGGAGGTAAACGGGATGAAGCTGAACGCTTCGGAGGGGTCACCAGCCTCCTGAATACGATGCTGGACCACTTCTGGTGAATAATAAAAGGGCAACAAAGTAAGCCCAAGCACTACACAGAGGTAAGCGGTAAAAGAAATTTGGAGAAGCTAGACAACGGGCGTTTTTACCCGCTTGGTGATAAGAGCCTGTACGACTTGGATCACTGTATAGATCAGCACAGCAAATACAATAAAAATCCACTCGAAATTAATCACAGGTGCGCACCTCTGTTCATGTTGGATAGTTCCCACGCCAGTAAATGGTGGAACTGCTATTGGTCAGGTGCTCCTATATTCTCATGTATGTAAGGAATTTCCTGTCTATACTATTTTATCAAATAAAACAATTGAACCCTGCAGGATGCGAATGCAGTTGCAAAAACAGGGAGTAGAAACCGATTTAGTCTGTACAACATAAAATAGCAGGGAGTACGAAAGGAGGGGAGCCGCAGATGGGCGTTTGGCAGGAAGGGTGGTTGAACTTTTGGAAGCAGCTGCGGGCGAGGCTGCTTGGTTTTTCCAATGAAAAAGCGGTCGAGGAGATCCGCAGTCTGCTTCGCGATCTGTTGCAGAGGGAGCGCGCGGCGGCTCCCGATCTGCACGAGTTGCAGGCGGACGATCGCAGGCTGTATGAACAGATCAAAGCGAGCACAGAGGTACACAACCGCAATAACATCACCCGCACCGCCGCCTACTTCGAAGTCTACCTGCGTTCTCCCAATCTGCATTGGGCTTTGCTCGCTCACATGGTGTCCCGCAACGGCGGATACAGCATGACCGACCTGCGCGGCGATCTGATCGGTCGCGTGATGGACAAGGGAGAAGCGGAGCACTTTTTTCAGTTTCTGGAACGGGCGAACTGGCTGATTTTCGGTGACGCCTATCCACAGCTGCTCCTCTATGAAGCGAGCGTCGCAACGGGCAAACCGCTTTTTCACCTCTTGCCCTATTTTGGCGTCTCCCGCTTTATGAGTCTGCTCTGGGAGCGCTTTTGGGAGACGGGCGATCAGGAGCTGTTGACGCTGGCCCTCATCGTCAATGAGCAAAACTACATCGAACACCGCGTCGTACAGCACCCTGGCTATAAGCCGGTCATCGAATCGTTCGAATTCCAAGCGCAAACCTATCTCAACCTCACGCAGGTCGCGATCCCCTACCGGAGCACAGCCAATTCGATCGAACTGGCCGGATGTGTCGTGGATACTTTTTTGTCGCTTACAGAACGCATCGATACGGGTCGCCGCCTGTACGCGATCCTGTTTGGGAGGCCGGAGGTGTTGGACGGTGTGATCAAATTTGCCACAACGACACCGCATTCCGGGTCGCGGGCCGACTATTGCCCCGATCTCTACACCGCTCGCAAGCCGATCAGAAGCTCAAAGCGCTATTATCCCCGCGTCGATGGTTTGCGCTTGCGTCCAGGCGCGAAACCGATCTACAGCCCGCGATTGGAGGACTGCTGGCCGGATGTGACCACTCCGGAGGCGGCGGGCAACACGGACTGGTGCTGTTCCGCCGATGTTGCCGAGCAGCTGTTTTCCAGCAAGCCGAGCGCCGATTTCAATATCACCAAGCGATATGGCAAGACGCTGATGTTGGTCGAAAAAGCGGTCGCAGCCGAAAGCTGGATCAATGCGAAAAAATAAAAGCCCGCAACTCAAGGTGGCATTGGCCCTCCTTTTCCGTGCGGGTTTTTGTTATGAAAACCGCAGCCACAAGGATCAGTTAATGCTGCGGCGGGAGTGTCAGTTCGTTCATCTCTACACCGATTGCAAAATGTTGCGGCGGTAATGACGGCTCAGTGCTAAAAGCGATCAAGAGGAGCAAGGCAAGTACACATGTAATTTTTTTCATGATCGATCCCTCCAATTGTTCGATTCGTTAGGTTGTAACTGTTCTTTCTATTTACATTCTACTCGATCATTACCAAAATTTCACATCCAATTTATCGGCTTCAGTATCTAAATGGTGACTTTGGTTACTTTTTAATACGTAATACATTATAGTATGATCAGATTATATTCATTTATGAATATTCGCATCGAGGTGGATGTCATGGATTACTACCGGATCGGCATGGTGATTAAGGAATTACGCTTGCAACGAAACATGACTCAAAAAGAGTTGTCGGATCGCATCTGCACGCAAGGACAGCTGAGCAAGATCGAAAAAGGGGAGGTCATCCCCAACTCGAGCACGCTCTATGAGTTAGCTGGTCGGCTGGGCGTGGAGATCAGCTACATTTACGAGCAAGCCGCTTCTGAGCGCTGTGACTACGTCTTGGAAACATTTGCTGTCATTCGGCAAGCGATTCGAGACCGAGATTATGCAAAAGTGGCCGAGATCATCCGCAATGAAAAGAGCAACCCGCTGTTTGCCGCCCCGTCCCCCCGTCAGTTTCTGATCTGGCACGAAGGCATTGTCACGTATTACATTGACAAAGACAGAGAAGGATCGCTCAAGTTGTTGCAGGAAGCGGTCGAGATTACCCAGCAAAGTCATGTCTACACCGAACGTCACATCGAAATCCTCAACAGCATCGGCATCATCCATCTCGAAGAAGAACAAAATGAAAAAGCGGTCGAATGTTTTCTGCAATGCTTGGATTTGCTCTTGAAAACACCGCATGATATTGACATCACGATCAAGATTCGCCTCCTTTATAACTTGTCCAAAGCCTGTCACCTGCTGAAGCAGTATGACAAGGCGATTCTGCATGCCCGTCAAGGCATTCGTGTGTGCAAACAGTGTGAGACGATGTACCTGCTCGGCGAATTGTATTTTCAATGCGCCTCCTCCATGATGGCGGACCGACGAGAAACGCAGGCGATCCAGCAGTTGCTCGAGCAGTCGTTCGCCCTGTTCACCATGCAGGAGAAGAGCGCTTTTGCCGACGTGGTGCAGAAGCAATTGGACAATCTGCGGCAGACAATTTGAGCGTACAAAAAAGGAGAGCCCGCACAGGCTCTCCTTTTGCATGCTCACTGTTTGCACAGTGGTGTCGGTCGGTTACTTGTTGTCGTCCGGATTGGTGACTTCGCCGACGGCGCGGTTGCCGTTCATCGGGAGGAGCCAGCTTTCCTGCTCTCCGTTCGGACCTTTTACTTTGATCTCGATCTGAAGCAGGTCGATCTCGGTTCCATCAAACCATGTGATCCTCTTCTCGGAGCGGGTGATCGCGCCGAACTCCACCAGTTCATAGCCGGCTTTCAGTTTTTGCAACCAGTCGTCAAACGGTGCAAACGGCTCTTTGTAATTACTCATAAAACTTCTGTTTTTGCCTGGTTCGATATAGATGTAGGCTTGTGCATAGCTCCACTTGTCGTCTTTCAAATTCTTGATGATGGCAGTGGCCGTCTCTTTCATGCGCTCCTCTTGCTTCTTGATCTGCTCCTCCAATTCCTTTTTCATCAGATCGACCTGTTGTTCCTCCACCTGTGCCGTCGCGCTGATGACGGTCGGTGATTTATTGGGCAAGAAGACGAGGATCAGCACACAGGCGGCCACGGCAGCTGTACCAAACGCCATGACCGGCTTGTTTTGCATCAGCGGCTTGGTGCGGTACAGGTAAGGGCGAGCCAGTCGCTTCTGCAG from Tumebacillus algifaecis encodes the following:
- a CDS encoding MutS-related protein; amino-acid sequence: MTSQADRAYWDETTKQLLGWPEVLAMLQPVSKAGLRAKREIRPFGPQEHALWQERMEDLRAVQAVRDDAAWVKELQEELQMVPDLRALFQLIGQGATLRQADFFEVKQFLWHGYAVEELLVQKGLVFGWWEALAWEPLLRRLNPPGPLVPAFSLAELAGDVELLRLHQELSVLDEALFAEKKAQGDRLRAQYGRKPGKDGQLVFDKLDAALGVARQDADLMLLQDTVFEVVFRTAESLAMTELVQRREAKLAEIEDQETATLQALVEAFRPDVEAMSTALEALGRVDLTLAKAALANKWSAGLPEWITAAGQSVVFEVKAEAVACAGLQGVSSAEHPADAHPVYIGWSIEAGFHPVAREAVEKRGGTFTTLDFELQPGVGLITGPNMGGKTVVLKTFGLLQALAQHAMPVPARRYRFHPLERIGVSGGDEQSMVSGLSSFGAEMQRLAALVNGTGRALLLLDEVARTTNPEEGEALAIGLASYLLNSGHSALFASHFPGVTEVSGLQLYRVAGLKRSLLDHLQQASEQSDVLQRLQSAMDYTLVKSGPGDVPKDAVRLAECFGLPQAVLDKTQAVLQRKEGPTG
- the kamD gene encoding lysine 5,6-aminomutase subunit alpha, coding for MSKLYLDQAKVARARQAASDVADSLQEFISERTTVAVERTVLRLYGLDGIDADYVPLPNVVVDHIKEGGELQRGAARFVINAVLQKGLTVQEVGEEVAAGTLDLLELPLLDEATIRNKAFELAQAGIEKIRANRQKRDHYVSTLGEGPRPYIYVIVATGNIYEDVVQAKAAARQGADIIAVIRSTGQSLIDYVPYGATTEGFGGTYATQENFRVMREALDEVGEEIGRYIRLCNYCSGLCMPEIAAMGALERLDVMLNDALYGILFRDINMQRTLVDQNFSRMINSFAGVIINTGEDNYLTTADAVEAAPSVLASQFINEQLALRSGLPEEQMGLGHAFEMSPDLEDGFLLELAQAQMAREIFPKAPLKYMPPTKHMTGNIFKGHVQDTLFNVVGAMTNQGIQLLGMMTEAIHTPLIHDRHIAIEAAKYVFSNMRTLGDEIEYKKDGKIVTRAHEVLENATEMLEDIREIGLLETISRGMFGDVKRTMTGGKGLQGVMMRTEDYFNPFETLLREELGLEAIAR
- the kamE gene encoding lysine 5,6-aminomutase subunit beta; protein product: MSAHAEKRPWENRDFTQVRPYGDTFDDGMIQLSFSLPVPPGEEAAEAARQLVVQMGLSEPAVVHQHDLGENFTFVVLYAKTQATVDFTKIKVAKVDSPRMSFYEVNDYIKEHVGRKITIIGACTGTDAHTVGIDAIMNMKGYNGEYGLERYPMVEAYNLGSQVENEEMVAKAIELNADAILVSQVVTQKDVHIPNLAQLVELLEAEGLRQKLILICGGPRISHELALELGYDAGFGPGTLAPDVASYVVQEMTRRGLK
- a CDS encoding VanZ family protein, which encodes MSFTAYLCVVLGLTLLPFYYSPEVVQHRIQEAGDPSEAFSFIPFTSTISTFEQSTKFGMDIIFKLVGGNIILLFPLGIYAPILWRNLRTWKRALLVGLVGSMMIESLQFLLGYSTGYYYRTVDIDDVIYNSLGCLFGYLIYKLIRPQLEQVVKEEVISEEHKKDLVRS
- a CDS encoding DUF2515 family protein, with the translated sequence MGVWQEGWLNFWKQLRARLLGFSNEKAVEEIRSLLRDLLQRERAAAPDLHELQADDRRLYEQIKASTEVHNRNNITRTAAYFEVYLRSPNLHWALLAHMVSRNGGYSMTDLRGDLIGRVMDKGEAEHFFQFLERANWLIFGDAYPQLLLYEASVATGKPLFHLLPYFGVSRFMSLLWERFWETGDQELLTLALIVNEQNYIEHRVVQHPGYKPVIESFEFQAQTYLNLTQVAIPYRSTANSIELAGCVVDTFLSLTERIDTGRRLYAILFGRPEVLDGVIKFATTTPHSGSRADYCPDLYTARKPIRSSKRYYPRVDGLRLRPGAKPIYSPRLEDCWPDVTTPEAAGNTDWCCSADVAEQLFSSKPSADFNITKRYGKTLMLVEKAVAAESWINAKK
- a CDS encoding helix-turn-helix domain-containing protein, which translates into the protein MDYYRIGMVIKELRLQRNMTQKELSDRICTQGQLSKIEKGEVIPNSSTLYELAGRLGVEISYIYEQAASERCDYVLETFAVIRQAIRDRDYAKVAEIIRNEKSNPLFAAPSPRQFLIWHEGIVTYYIDKDREGSLKLLQEAVEITQQSHVYTERHIEILNSIGIIHLEEEQNEKAVECFLQCLDLLLKTPHDIDITIKIRLLYNLSKACHLLKQYDKAILHARQGIRVCKQCETMYLLGELYFQCASSMMADRRETQAIQQLLEQSFALFTMQEKSAFADVVQKQLDNLRQTI